Proteins from a genomic interval of Hoplias malabaricus isolate fHopMal1 chromosome 13, fHopMal1.hap1, whole genome shotgun sequence:
- the dctn5 gene encoding dynactin subunit 5 encodes MELCEILYNKAEYIETASGNKVSRQSVLCGSQNIVLNGKTIVMNDCIIRGDLANVRVGRHCVIKSRSVIRPPFKKFSKGVAFFPLHIGDHVFIEEDCVVNAAQIGSYVHIGKNCVIGRRCVLKDCCKILDNTVLPPETVVPPFTVFSGCPGLFSGELPECTQELMVDVTKSYYQKFLPLSQI; translated from the exons GCGTCGGGGAATAAAGTGAGCCGTCAGTCTGTTCTCTGTGGGAGTCAGAACATCGTCCTCAATGGAAAA ACCATTGTGATGAATGACTGCATCATTCGGGGAGACCTGGCTAACGTCAGAGTGGGCCGTCACTGCGTCATTAAAAGCAGGAGCGTCATCAGGCCACCGTTTAAAAAGTTCAGCAAAGG GGTGGCGTTCTTCCCTCTCCACATTGGAGATCATGTGTTCATAGAGGAGGACTGTGTGGTTAACGCTGCTCAGATCGGATCATACGTCCACATCGGGAAAAACTGTGTTATC ggtcGGAGGTGTGTTCTGAAGGACTGCTGTAAGATTTTGGATAACACCGTGTTGCCCCCCGAGACAGTGGTCCCTCCATTCACAGTCTTCTCTGGATGTCCTG GTTTGTTTTCCGGAGAGCTGCCGGAGTGCACGCAGGAGCTGATGGTCGACGTCACCAAGAGTTACTACCAGAAATTCCTGCCTTTGAGCCAGATTTAA